The Rufibacter sp. DG15C region GTGAGTATGGTGCCAGCTGTCACTACACTTCCCTCTCCAATTTCAACCCATTGAGAAATCACAGCTGAAGGGTGGATAATGGTTGCGTAAGTGGTACTAGAAGGTAAGTTTTCTACAATCTTTTTCCTAGCCAATGGGTCTCCTACAGCAACCACAACATCATATAATACAGGATTGAATTTTGATTCAGGAATCACCTCAATGCCCAGTATCCGGGGTTCATTATAGAATTCATCATTAACCATAAAACATGCAACGTCTTCTATTTTCAGATTCTTAGCAGATATACTATCTATTAGACAGCATAGTACTTCTCTACCAAATCCACCTGTTCCAACTATGCAAATTTTTTTCATTTGAGTTAAGTCAAAAAAATTTTTTTGATTTTAAGGTCTGTTTTCATTAACCCAGGAGTCAATCGTGCACCATTGCTTAAGGTTAAAGGAAACTTCATTTTACTAAAAGAATCCATTAATCTACAATAGTGCATCGAAGGATACAATTTCACACCGAATTTAAGAAATTCTACCTTGCTCCAAACCTGGAATTGGGTAAATATAAATAAGGTTCAAGGAATAACAAGTATATGTGCCTTTAAAGACAATCCTAATTATATGTTACAGTTAAGGATCTAATATAGAGAATATTTGTTTTTTAGTGGAGAAGCCTTAGCTTGCACAACAGACATAACTAGTGTCTGGCGTCAATTTTACCAGTATCACTGCTAATGATTTGATTGCACAAGCCGATTGAAGGTTCTCCGGTTTTTCTGTTTTTGGCCTGTTTTCCAGAAAACAGGCCAAAAACGACTCAGAGCAAGAACAAGCTCTAAGTAGAAACCCAAGAGACAGGCACGAGAAGGAGGAAAGTTAGGCCATTGGCAGGGAAGAAACAGCTTACGCGTACGCTTACCAATACCTTTTACTAACAAACAAACCAATTCTCTATGCAGACCATTCTTTACGCGATTCCCGCTTTTGGCCTGCTGGCACTTTTGTACACCGCCGTCAAATCGGCGTGGGTGAGCAAGCAAGACGCCGGCAATGAGCACATGAGCACCATTGCCCGCTACATTGCAGAGGGCGCCATGGCCTTCCTCAAGGCCGAATACAAAGTCCTCACCTATTTTGTCATTATCGCCTCGCTCTTCCTGTTTTACCTAGGCTACGTGAGCGAGAAGTCTTCGCCGCTTATTGTCCTGGCCTTCATCATCGGCGCTTTTTTCTCGGCTCTGGCCGGTTTCATAGGCATGCGCATTGCCACCAAGGCCAACGTGCGCACGGCGCAGGCGGCGCGTACCAGCTTGTCCAAGGCCCTTGATGTATCCTTTGGCGGCGGTGCCGTGATGGGTATGGGCGTGGCTGGTTTGGCCGTGCTAGGCTTAGGCTCGCTATTCATCGCCTTCTATTACTATTTTGTGCAGCAGCATGGCGCCAGTGCCAGCAGTGAGGAGATGGAGCGCGCCTTAGAGGTGCTGACCGGTTTCTCCTTGGGTGCTGAAAGTATTGCCCTCTTCGCCCGCGTGGGCGGTGGCATCTACACCAAGGCCGCCGACGTGGGGGCTGACCTGGTAGGGAAAGTTGAAGCCGGCATCCCCGAGGATGACCCAAGAAACCCTGCTACCATCGCCGACAACGTAGGCGATAACGTGGGTGACGTGGCCGGTATGGGCGCCGACTTGTTCGGGTCCTACGTGGCGACCATCCTGGCGACCATGGTGCTGGGCCGCGAGATTACCGTAACCGATAACTTCGGGGGATTGTCTCCCATCATCCTTCCCATGCTCATTGCGGGTCTGGGAATTATCTTCTCCATGATAGGCACCCTGTTTGTGCGCGTGAAAGAGGGCGGAAACGTGCAGGCGGCCCTCAACATGGGCAACTGGTCAAGTGTGATATTAACCGCCATCGCCTCTTATTTTGTGGTGGACTGGATGTTGCCAGAGCGTCTAAGCCTGCGTGGCTTTGAGTTCACTGACATGGATGTGTTCTATGCCATCATCATCGGTCTGATTGTAGGAACCCTCATTTCTCTTATTACCGAGTATTTCACGGCCATGGGCCGGAAGCCGGTAAACTCCATTGTGCAACAATCCTCTACGGGTGCGGCTACCAACATTATTGCCGGTCTGAGCGTGGGTATGATGAGTACCTGTCTGCCTATCATTGTGTTGGCTGCGGGTATCGTCTTCTCCTATGCCATGGCTGGGATTTATGGCGTAGCCATTGCCGCTGCCGGGATGATGGCAACCACCGCCATGCAGCTGGCCATTGACGCCTTCGGACCTATTGCAGACAACGCCGGTGGTATTGCTGAGATGAGCGAGTTGCCCAAAGAAGTACGCGAGCGCACCGATATCCTGGACGCCGTAGGAAACACCACAGCCGCCACCGGTAAAGGATTTGCCATCGCTTCTGCGGCCTTAACATCGTTGGCCTTATTTGCGGCCTTTGTGGGCATCTCGGGCATCAGTTCTATTGACTTGTACAAAGCGCCGGTGTTGGCCGGTCTGTTCATTGGCGGGATGATTCCGTTTGTTTTCTCAGCCTTGGCCATCAGTGCCGTGGGTAGGGCGGCCATGGCCATGGTGCACGAGGTGCGCCGTCAGTTCAGGGAGATTCCAGGCATCATGGAAGGAACCGGCAAGCCCGAGTATGACAAGTGCGTGGCCATCTCCACCAAAGCAGCCCTCCGTGAAATGATGTTGCCAGGCGCCATCGCCCTTATTGTTCCCTTGATTATCGGTTTTGGACTGCGTGGCGTGTTTGAGGAAGTGTCCAGCGCTGAAATCTTAGGTGGCGTTCTGGCAGGCGTAACCGTTTCTGGGGTCTTGATGGCCCTGTTTCAGTCCAACGCCGGCGGTGCATGGGACAACGCGAAGAAGTCGTTTGAGAAAGGCGTGATGATTAATGGCGTGATGGAGTACAAAGGCTCAGAGGCGCACAAGGCATCTGTAACCGGTGACACCGTGGGTGACCCGTTTAAAGACACCTCGGGCCCTTCCATGAACATCTTGATTAAGTTGATGTCCATTGTGTCTTTGGTGATTGCCCCGCACATTGCCGTACGTGACACTGCCGCACCTGCGCCTGAGAACCGCATAGACACTACAGAAACTACCGGTCAACTGCCTAAGGTAGACGCTGAGAAGACAATTGACTACAAAGCGCCCGCTGCTCCGGTAAAAGGCTAAGCCTCTGCCGGTCACGGTCCCCGTAAAAAGCCCTTTTCCCTAGAAGAGGGCTTTTTGCTTTTATATTCAAGCGGTTTTCCCCATTTTTGAATTCGTCTTTCGTTACCGCAATGCACCAGCCCATCACCATCCACGATAAACAGTTCAGTCTTTACATACCAGAGCGCCGCATCCAACATAGCGTAGAAGTGGTAGCCGCCCGTATCAGCCATGACTACCGGGGAAAACAGCCCTTATTTTTGGCGGTTCTCAACGGTTCTTTCATGTTCGCCTCAGACCTCATGAAGGAGATGAGCATTCCGTGTGAGATATCCTTCATCAAGCTGTCTTCTTATGCAGACATGAAAAGCACGGGCAAGGTCAAAGAAATTATGGGTCTGAACCAGGACATTGAAGGGCGCCATGTGGTAATAGTAGAGGACATTGTGGACACTGGGAATACCATTGCCGGCCTGCTGCCGCAGTTGCGTGAGAAAGGCGTAGCCTCCGTTGAAGTGGCTACCATGCTCATCAAGCCCGAGTGCCTGGAGCACAACCTCTCCATCAAGTACCCGGCCATCTCGGTGCCCGGCGAGTTTGTGGTGGGCTACGGCTTGGATTACAACGGCTTGGGACGTAACCTTAGAGACATCTATAAAGTAATGTAGCGTCTAAAGCCTTCCGTTTTTGGCCTGTTTTCCAGAAATCAGACCAAAAACGCGAGCCCCCTGCCAGGAACTCTTCCAATAGTCCTGTGGTTTGCAAGATTTAATTCTTATTTTTGCTCTTTCTCTACCAATCAACACATGCTGAACATCGTACTATTTGGTCCTCCAGGTGCAGGCAAAGGCACACAAAGCCAGAAACTGATTGAAAAGTATCAGCTTATCCACCTGTCTACTGGTGATTTGCTGCGCTCTGAAATCGCGCAAGGCACCCAATTGGGTCTTCAGGCGAAGAAACTCATGGATGAGGGCCTCTTGGTGCCAGATGAAGTGGTGATTGGCATGATTGAAAGCAAAATAGCGGACAACCGCACCGCTGCCGGTTTCATCTTTGACGGCTTTCCGCGCACTGTGCCCCAGGCCGAAGCGCTGGACCAACTGTTGCAGAAATACGACCAGGGCATTAGCTGCATGATTGCCCTGCAGGTAGACGAAGAGGAATTGACCAAGCGTCTGTTGCTGCGTGGCCAGACCTCGGGTAGACCAGATGACGCAGATGAGACCCTCATCAGAAAGCGGGTGCAGGAATACAACACCAAGACTACTCCCGTGGCAGATTATTACGCCCAGCAAGGCAAGTTCTACGCCGTGGACGGGATTGGTGAGATTGAAGAAATCTTCAGCAAAAGCTGTGAAATTATAGAGGCCTGCCAAGTGGCGTAGCCTCCTTTTAAATAAACCTATTGTCTAAAAACCATCTGGTACTCCAATGCCAGGTGGTTTTTATGTTATTATCTCAAAGGATTGAAATTGCACCACGTAGCTTTTAAAGCAGATTTCAGGAAACGTTGATTATAACAAAGCTGATTTTCTAGGAGCAATTCTTAATTCCTAATTCTTAATTCTTAATTCAAATGTCGTCATCTAATTTCATCGACTACGTTAAAATATGTTGCCGTTCTGGGCACGGTGGCGCAGGTTCTGCCCACTTACACCGGGACAAAAAGAACGCCAAAGGCGGGCCTGATGGGGGCGATGGCGGCCGTGGCGGTCATATCATCCTCAAGGGAAATTCTCAGCTTTGGACCTTATTGCACTTACAGTTCCAAAAACACGTGATTGCCAAGCCAGGCGGTTCTGGTGGTTCCAGCCATTCCACGGGTGCCAACGGTGAAGACATTATCTTGGAAGTACCCATTGGTACCATTGCCCGTGACGCGGAGACCGGCGAGATAAAAGCCGAAATCACCGAACACGATCAGGAAATCATCATCACCCCCGGCGGAAGAGGAGGCCTGGGCAACGCCCACTTCAAGTCGCCAACCAATCAGACGCCTCGCCACGCCCAACCCGGCGAGCCCGGTCTGGAGGAGTGGACCATTTTGGAGTTGAAGTTGCTGGCAGACGTGGGGCTGGTGGGCTTCCCGAACGCCGGTAAATCCACTCTGCTGTCTGTGGTTTCTGCGGCTACGCCGAAGATTGCCAACTACCCGTTCACCACCTTGGTGCCGAACCTGGGCGTAGTGGCCTACCGCGACTACAAGTCCTTCGTGATGGCCGACATTCCGGGGATTATTGAAGGCGCCTCTGAGGGCAAAGGCTTGGGCATACGCTTCCTGAAACACATTGAGCGGAACTCCATTCTTCTGTTCATGATATCCGCGGAGAGCCCGGACATTGCCGCCGAGTACGAGGTATTGGTAAACGAATTACGCACGTTTAACCCAGAACTGTTGCAGAAACAACGCCTTCTGGCCGTGACCAAGTCTGATTTATTGGATGAAGAACTGGAAGCCGAAATGCGTGCCACCCTGCCCAAAGACCTTCCGGCCATTTTCATTTCCAGTATGACCAACAAGAACATCATGCAGTTGAAGGACATGATCTGGAAGGCCTTGCAAGAAGCCTAAGCCACATCTATGTTTTAAAAACCTTGTCGTTTTTGGCCTGTTTCCTGGGAAACAGGCCAAAAACGACAAGATTTTATTTGCCTGCCAGCGCAAAAGGCAGGCACGGCGCCTGCCAACTCTTCGCCCATAAAACCTTCCTGTTGCAGGAGAATTGTGTCAGAATGACAGAATAAAAGGTTTGGCAAAGTAGTTGTCCCTGGTCAGGCACCAACGTGAACGTTTGAATAGAAAATATAATCTGTCAGGATAGATATGAGTAACACAACCGAACAACATCCTCAAGAAGAAGAAAATATACAGCCAGAACACCATGAAGGGTTAGAAGCTCCCACGCCAGAGCATGAGGAGGAACTGATTGGGGAACCAGAAGAACCGGCGGCCGAAGACAAAAGCGCTTCTGAGGCCGACGAGCTGCGCGACAAGTACCTGCGCCTGCACGCCGAGTTTGACAACTTCAGACGCCGTACCTCTAAGGAACGCCTGGAACTATTCAAAACTGCTAATCAGGAATTGATGGTGGCTTTAATCCCGGTGCTGGATGATTTGGAGCGCGCCCAAGCGGCTATGAAGGACGCTCAGGATGTGAACGCGGTGCGCGAAGGCGTGGAGCTGGTGTTCACCAAGTTTCAGCACCTGCTTCAGCAGAAGGGCTTGAAACCGATGGACGCCGTAGGACAGCCGTTTGACGCCGAGGTGCATGAGGCCATCACCCAGATTCCGGCGCCCAATGAAGACATGAAAGGAAAAGTTATTGACCAGGTGGAGAAAGGCTATTACCTCAATGATAAGGTAGTTCGCTTTGCGAAAGTGGTGATAGGAGCATAAACAGCCATGGCAACTAAGAGAGATTATTATGAAGTGCTAGGCATCTCTAAGGGAGCTAGCCAGGATGAGATTAAGAAGGCATACCGCAAGATTGCCATCAAGTTTCACCCTGACAAGAACCCAGACGACCCTACCGCCGAGGACAAGTTCAAGGAGGCCGCAGAAGCCTACGAGGTCCTGAGCGACGAGCAGAAACGTCAGCGCTATGACCAGTTCGGGCATCAGGGCGTTAACGGTGGCGGCTACGGCGGCGGGGGTGGCATGAACATGGAAGATATCTTCTCCCAGTTCGGCGACATCTTCGGTGGCGGCGGGGGAGGCGGCTTCGAAAGCTTCTTTGGTGGCGGCGGACAGCGCGGCGGCAAGAGAATGCGCAAAGGCAGCAACCTGCGCATCAAGCTCAAGCTGAACCTGGAAGAGGTAGCCAAAGGTGTTGAGAAGAAAATCAAGGTAAAACGCTACGAGTCCTGCCAGGCCTGCGACGGGAACGGTTCTAAGAACGGAACCGCCCTACAAACCTGCGGTACCTGCCAGGGCCAGGGCCAGGTGAAACGCGTAGTGAACACCATGCTGGGCCAAATGGTGTCTGCGTCTACCTGCCCTACCTGCCACGGTGAGGGCAAGATGGTAAGCCAGAAATGCGATGTGTGCCACGGCGAAGGCCGTCAGCTGCGTGAGGAGGTCATCTCTATCAACGTACCGGCGGGTGTGGCAGACGGCATGCAGCTTTCTATGAGCGGCAAGGGCAACGTGCCGGAGCGCGGCGGCATCCCGGGTGATTTGCTTATTCAGATTGAAGAAGAAGAGCATCCAACCCTGCGCAGAGACGGCAACAACGTCATGTTTGAGCAGTACGTGAGCATTGTGGACGCTACCTTGGGCACCAGCCTGGAAGTACCTACCATTGAAGGCAAGGTGAAGATTAAGATTGACCCAGGCACCCAATCGGGCAAAATCTTAAGGCTGCGCGGCAAGGGTATTCCAGAGGTGAACGGCTACGGCCGCGGTGACCAGCTGATTCACATCAACGTTTGGACGCCTAAAACCGTGAACGCCGAGGAACGTCAGATTCTGGAGAAACTCCGCGACTCCCCCAATTTCGCGCCAAACCCAGGCAAGAACGAGAAAGGATTCTTCGAGAAAATGAAGGAGTATTTTCAATAGATAGTCGCGAGTCTAAAGTCGCAAGTTCTGAGTCGATTTAAGTATAAACAACGGCCACTTTCCATTTGGAGAGTGGCCGTTGTCGTTTTTGGCTTGTTTTCTGGAAATCAGGCCAAAAACGAAAGAAGCAAGCATTTGCACCGTGCAACAGTTTCCAGTAGCTTAGCCTAGGATTTAAACCACTTTGCATTGCAACCAATTCTACAGATAAAAGGCGTCAGCAAGCAGTACGAAGCCCACAGAGCCCTCAACAACGTTTCCTTTGACGTGCCCATGGGGAGCATCTTCGGGCTGTTGGGGCCGAACGGGGCGGGCAAGACGTCGCTCATCAGAATCATTACCCAGATTACGGCTGCCGATGAAGGCCAAGTGTTGCTGGATGGCGAGCCGCTACGACCTGAGCACATTCAACAAGTAGGCTATCTGCCCGAGGAGCGCGGTCTTTATAAGAAAATGAAGGTAGGCGAGCAGTTAATTTACTTGGCTAGACTTCGGGGCTTGTCTAAAGCGGATGCCACCTCCAAAATTAAAATCTGGGCAGACCGCCTGAGCCTGCGCGAGTGGCTTACCAAAAGCGTGGAGGACCTGTCCAAGGGCATGCAACAGAAGGTGCAGTTTATTGCCACCGTCCTGCATGAGCCCAAGCTGTTGATTCTGGACGAGCCATTCTCGGGCTTCGACCCCGTAAATGCCAACATCATACGGGATGAAATCCTGAAGCTGAAGGAGCAGGGCTGTACCATCATCTTCTCTACCCACCGCATGGAGTCGGTGGAGCAGTTGTGTGACCACATTGCGCTCATTCATAAGTCTGAGAAAGTGCTAGACGGTAGCCTGCAAGACATAAAGGCCAAGTTTAAGAACCATTTGTATACGCTTGAGGGCGAAGGCAAACTGCTCATCACCTCGCCAGATTTCGAAGTCATCCAACAACAGCAGGAAGGCAACCACTTTAAGGCTGAGGTACAATTGGAGCCCAACATCAGCCCCAATGACTTGCTTCGCTATTTACTGGACCGGGTGGAGGTGCATTGCTTTCAGGAGAAGGTGCCTAGCATTCATGATATTTTCATTAAAACCGTAACAGAGGAGGTGCACCATGGGTAAGATTTGGTTGATTTTTCAGCGCGAGTACCTGGTGCGGGTAAGAAAGAAAAGCTTCATTGTTATGACCATACTGGGCCCCTTGCTCATGGCTATGGTGATGGTGATTCCCATCTGGTTGGCCACCATGTCAGAGGACGCCAAAGTGATTCAGGTGTTGGATGAGAGCGGCATTCTGGCCAGTAAGTTGAAGTCTACCGAAGAGATAAAGTTTGTCACCGTGGGCGGCCCGGTGCAGAAAGCCAAGGAAGAGTACCTGAAAACCGAGGACGCGGCCTTGCTCTACATTCCTAAACTGAACTTAGACAAGCCGCAAGGCATTCAGCTGTTCTCCCAGAAAAGCGCCAGCATTTCTCTGGCTTCTAAGCTAGAGCGTCAGGTGCAGAAGGAGGTGGAGGCCATCAAATTCTCTAAGTCGGGCATTGACCAAAAGGTACTGGACCAGATTAAGACCGATGTCAACATCAGCACCATTAACCTAAGCGCCGAGGGCGAGAAAAGCAGTAACGTGGGCGTGAACTCGGGGGCGGGCTTTTTTGGGGCATTTTTGATTTACCTGTTCATTTTCATCTACGGCGCCCAGATTATGCGTGGCGTGATTGAAGAGAAGACCAGCCGCATTCTGGAGGTGATGGTGTCCTCGGTGAAGCCTTTCCAGTTGATGGCTGGTAAGATTATGGGCATCGCCGCCGTGGGCCTCACGCAGTTCCTGCTCTGGATTATCCTTACTTCTACCATCACATCAGTAGTGTCCTCACAGTTTGAGCTGGACCGTTTCTCACAGGCCAACATTGGGCAGACCATGCAACAGATGGAAACTGAGAAGGACGCGACCCAAGCGCAGGAGGTGTCTGAGGTTTTGGGCGCGCTTGACAACCTCAACGTGCCTTTGCTGGTAGGGTGCTTCCTGTTTTACTTTTTGGGTGGTTACTTGCTGTACGGTGCCTTGTTTGGGGCCGTGGGCGCGGCCGTCGACTCAGAAACCGACAGTCAGCAGTTCATGCTCCCCATCACCATCCCGCTCATCTTGTCCTTCATTGTGGCCCAGACCATTATCATCAAAAACCCGAACGGCGCCGTGGCTTTCTGGATGTCCATGATTCCCTTCACCTCGCCGGTGGTCATGATGTTACGCCTGCCGTTTGGGGTACCAGGTTGGGAACTGGCCTTGTCCATGCTGCTACTCATCTTCGGGTTCATTGGTACCACCTGGGTAGCCGCCCGCATTTACCGCGTAGGTATTTTGATGTACGGCAAGAAAGTCAATTACCGTGAACTCTCTAAATGGCTGTTTTATAAGGGTTGATTTTAAAGATTTTAGATGATGACTCTAACCGTGTAGTCAA contains the following coding sequences:
- a CDS encoding acetyltransferase → MKKICIVGTGGFGREVLCCLIDSISAKNLKIEDVACFMVNDEFYNEPRILGIEVIPESKFNPVLYDVVVAVGDPLARKKIVENLPSSTTYATIIHPSAVISQWVEIGEGSVVTAGTILTCNIRIGKHAHLNLNTTIGHDCEIGNYFTTAPAANISGNCEFGDCVYFGTKTAVKQGIKICENVTIGMGGVVVKDIIEAGVYIGNPVKKLERK
- a CDS encoding sodium-translocating pyrophosphatase, whose translation is MQTILYAIPAFGLLALLYTAVKSAWVSKQDAGNEHMSTIARYIAEGAMAFLKAEYKVLTYFVIIASLFLFYLGYVSEKSSPLIVLAFIIGAFFSALAGFIGMRIATKANVRTAQAARTSLSKALDVSFGGGAVMGMGVAGLAVLGLGSLFIAFYYYFVQQHGASASSEEMERALEVLTGFSLGAESIALFARVGGGIYTKAADVGADLVGKVEAGIPEDDPRNPATIADNVGDNVGDVAGMGADLFGSYVATILATMVLGREITVTDNFGGLSPIILPMLIAGLGIIFSMIGTLFVRVKEGGNVQAALNMGNWSSVILTAIASYFVVDWMLPERLSLRGFEFTDMDVFYAIIIGLIVGTLISLITEYFTAMGRKPVNSIVQQSSTGAATNIIAGLSVGMMSTCLPIIVLAAGIVFSYAMAGIYGVAIAAAGMMATTAMQLAIDAFGPIADNAGGIAEMSELPKEVRERTDILDAVGNTTAATGKGFAIASAALTSLALFAAFVGISGISSIDLYKAPVLAGLFIGGMIPFVFSALAISAVGRAAMAMVHEVRRQFREIPGIMEGTGKPEYDKCVAISTKAALREMMLPGAIALIVPLIIGFGLRGVFEEVSSAEILGGVLAGVTVSGVLMALFQSNAGGAWDNAKKSFEKGVMINGVMEYKGSEAHKASVTGDTVGDPFKDTSGPSMNILIKLMSIVSLVIAPHIAVRDTAAPAPENRIDTTETTGQLPKVDAEKTIDYKAPAAPVKG
- the hpt gene encoding hypoxanthine phosphoribosyltransferase, which produces MHQPITIHDKQFSLYIPERRIQHSVEVVAARISHDYRGKQPLFLAVLNGSFMFASDLMKEMSIPCEISFIKLSSYADMKSTGKVKEIMGLNQDIEGRHVVIVEDIVDTGNTIAGLLPQLREKGVASVEVATMLIKPECLEHNLSIKYPAISVPGEFVVGYGLDYNGLGRNLRDIYKVM
- a CDS encoding adenylate kinase, with protein sequence MLNIVLFGPPGAGKGTQSQKLIEKYQLIHLSTGDLLRSEIAQGTQLGLQAKKLMDEGLLVPDEVVIGMIESKIADNRTAAGFIFDGFPRTVPQAEALDQLLQKYDQGISCMIALQVDEEELTKRLLLRGQTSGRPDDADETLIRKRVQEYNTKTTPVADYYAQQGKFYAVDGIGEIEEIFSKSCEIIEACQVA
- the obgE gene encoding GTPase ObgE gives rise to the protein MSSSNFIDYVKICCRSGHGGAGSAHLHRDKKNAKGGPDGGDGGRGGHIILKGNSQLWTLLHLQFQKHVIAKPGGSGGSSHSTGANGEDIILEVPIGTIARDAETGEIKAEITEHDQEIIITPGGRGGLGNAHFKSPTNQTPRHAQPGEPGLEEWTILELKLLADVGLVGFPNAGKSTLLSVVSAATPKIANYPFTTLVPNLGVVAYRDYKSFVMADIPGIIEGASEGKGLGIRFLKHIERNSILLFMISAESPDIAAEYEVLVNELRTFNPELLQKQRLLAVTKSDLLDEELEAEMRATLPKDLPAIFISSMTNKNIMQLKDMIWKALQEA
- a CDS encoding nucleotide exchange factor GrpE, with protein sequence MSNTTEQHPQEEENIQPEHHEGLEAPTPEHEEELIGEPEEPAAEDKSASEADELRDKYLRLHAEFDNFRRRTSKERLELFKTANQELMVALIPVLDDLERAQAAMKDAQDVNAVREGVELVFTKFQHLLQQKGLKPMDAVGQPFDAEVHEAITQIPAPNEDMKGKVIDQVEKGYYLNDKVVRFAKVVIGA
- the dnaJ gene encoding molecular chaperone DnaJ, coding for MATKRDYYEVLGISKGASQDEIKKAYRKIAIKFHPDKNPDDPTAEDKFKEAAEAYEVLSDEQKRQRYDQFGHQGVNGGGYGGGGGMNMEDIFSQFGDIFGGGGGGGFESFFGGGGQRGGKRMRKGSNLRIKLKLNLEEVAKGVEKKIKVKRYESCQACDGNGSKNGTALQTCGTCQGQGQVKRVVNTMLGQMVSASTCPTCHGEGKMVSQKCDVCHGEGRQLREEVISINVPAGVADGMQLSMSGKGNVPERGGIPGDLLIQIEEEEHPTLRRDGNNVMFEQYVSIVDATLGTSLEVPTIEGKVKIKIDPGTQSGKILRLRGKGIPEVNGYGRGDQLIHINVWTPKTVNAEERQILEKLRDSPNFAPNPGKNEKGFFEKMKEYFQ
- a CDS encoding ABC transporter ATP-binding protein, coding for MQPILQIKGVSKQYEAHRALNNVSFDVPMGSIFGLLGPNGAGKTSLIRIITQITAADEGQVLLDGEPLRPEHIQQVGYLPEERGLYKKMKVGEQLIYLARLRGLSKADATSKIKIWADRLSLREWLTKSVEDLSKGMQQKVQFIATVLHEPKLLILDEPFSGFDPVNANIIRDEILKLKEQGCTIIFSTHRMESVEQLCDHIALIHKSEKVLDGSLQDIKAKFKNHLYTLEGEGKLLITSPDFEVIQQQQEGNHFKAEVQLEPNISPNDLLRYLLDRVEVHCFQEKVPSIHDIFIKTVTEEVHHG
- a CDS encoding ABC transporter permease yields the protein MGKIWLIFQREYLVRVRKKSFIVMTILGPLLMAMVMVIPIWLATMSEDAKVIQVLDESGILASKLKSTEEIKFVTVGGPVQKAKEEYLKTEDAALLYIPKLNLDKPQGIQLFSQKSASISLASKLERQVQKEVEAIKFSKSGIDQKVLDQIKTDVNISTINLSAEGEKSSNVGVNSGAGFFGAFLIYLFIFIYGAQIMRGVIEEKTSRILEVMVSSVKPFQLMAGKIMGIAAVGLTQFLLWIILTSTITSVVSSQFELDRFSQANIGQTMQQMETEKDATQAQEVSEVLGALDNLNVPLLVGCFLFYFLGGYLLYGALFGAVGAAVDSETDSQQFMLPITIPLILSFIVAQTIIIKNPNGAVAFWMSMIPFTSPVVMMLRLPFGVPGWELALSMLLLIFGFIGTTWVAARIYRVGILMYGKKVNYRELSKWLFYKG